The genomic window GCGGCGGCCTGTGTCACCGGGAGCGCCGACGAGCGCGCCAGGACCTCGGCCAGGTGGCTGATGCGGTGGGGCTCGATGTGCAGCACCACCAGCACCGCGCCGGGAAAGTCGTCGGGGAGCTCGCGCAGCAGTTCGGAAAGCGCGGGAATCCCCCCCGCCGAGGCGGCGACCGCCACCAGCGGCGGCGAGGGCGGGGAGGGAGCGGGGGCGGACATGGTTCAGTGGCGCAGCCGCGGCGGCGTACGAGTGCTGTACGGCGCAATATCCGCGCGCCGCTCATGCGGTGTCAACCTGCGGCGCGGGCGGCGCGGCGATGGCATTCGGTCCGCCCCCCCCCCCCCGTGCTGGAGCAGGTGCAGCTCCCGGCGCGCTTCGGCCAGCAGCCACGCACGATACGCCACCTGCCGGCGGGCCACCCAGAGCGCGACCCGCACCTGCTCGCGGAGCGCTGCCGCCTCCATGCGCGCGATGGCGCCGCGGCCGCGCCAGATCTCCTGCGTGACTCTCGCCTGCTCCAGCGCGGCGGGCGAGGTGTCGTGCTCGTCTGCGGCGTTCATTCGTAGACCTGTGCAGGGTTGGGGAGGACGCTGGGATCTACTCCGCTTCCTTGCAATTCGGTGTCCAGCCGGTCAGGTGGGAACCCACCGCTGGTGCGCCTGCGGGCGTGGAACCCCGGCGGCGCGCACGCGACTTGCCGCAATTCTCACCTTCCGGGGGGGCCCGGCAAGGGGAGACGGGAAGCGGAGGGCGCGTGGAGAATCGGGACATCGTGGTGATCGGCGCGTCCGCGGGCGGCGTCGAGGCGCTGAAGCACATCGCCTCGGTGCTTCCCGCGGACTTCCCGGCCAGCGTGTTCGCGGTGGTGCACTTCCCCTCCTACGTCACCAGCAGCCTTCCCGAGATCCTGGCCCGCGCGGGGAAGCTGGAGGCGAAGCATCCCGGCGAGGACGAGGAGATCCGCCGCGGCACCATCTACCTGGCCCCGCCCGACCGCCACCTGCTGATCGACCGCGACGGCACCATCCGCCTGTCGCGCGGGCCGCGCGAGAACGGGCACCGGCCGGCGGCGGACCCGCTCTTCCGCAGCGCGGCGCGCGCGTTCGGCCGCCGGGTGATCGGCGTCGTCCTCACGGGAAACCTGGACGACGGCACCGCGGGGCTGGCCGCGGTGCGCAGGCGGGGGGGATGCACGGTGGTGCAGGACCCGGCCGACGCCGCCCACCCGGGGATGCCCAGCAGCGCGCTGGCCAACGTGCGCATCGACTTTTCCGTGCCGCTGGCGGAGATCCCCGCGCTGCTGCAGCGGCTGGTGTCGGAGCCGCTCCCCCCGCCCGAGGAGGAGGGGCGCGAGGACGAGCTGGACTTCGAGGCCGACGTGGCCG from Longimicrobium sp. includes these protein-coding regions:
- a CDS encoding chemotaxis protein CheB, which produces MENRDIVVIGASAGGVEALKHIASVLPADFPASVFAVVHFPSYVTSSLPEILARAGKLEAKHPGEDEEIRRGTIYLAPPDRHLLIDRDGTIRLSRGPRENGHRPAADPLFRSAARAFGRRVIGVVLTGNLDDGTAGLAAVRRRGGCTVVQDPADAAHPGMPSSALANVRIDFSVPLAEIPALLQRLVSEPLPPPEEEGREDELDFEADVAEMEPYALHADRRPGRPSPFSCPECHGVLWEIHDGELVRFRCRVGHAFGPETLLAEQSSEVETALWTAFQALKEKAAFARKMARKMEVRGNMYSRGRFMEQAAEADQRAAVIREVLRGGQKQAIPEQVAAAGEGMD